In one Mucilaginibacter sp. PAMB04168 genomic region, the following are encoded:
- a CDS encoding homoserine dehydrogenase codes for MSKKLTIGLFGFGVVGQGLYDIIRTKKLNIEIRKIAIKDPNKQRTLPAELFTTDRDEILEDPEINTVVELINDTEAAFEIASRALSTGKNVVSASKKMVALHLQELINLQREHGTSLLYEGAVCGSIPIIRNLEEYYDNELLHSISGIFNGSSNYILSKGFIENLDYDTALKQAQDLGFAETDPTMDVGGYDAKFKLVIAAAHAYGIVVKPEEVLNIGIQNLSAYDLQYAREKKLKIKLVPVAKELDDKHVALFVLPKFVNDTEFLYNVEYEYNGVTVQAAFADQQFFFGKGAGGHPTGSAVLSDIAALRYGYGYEYKKAHEKAQDLNFSNDVELNIYLRYEDEYLVQDLGFIHIHERFYSGDFKFVKGKINLKNLIIHQQRISDSKAFVAFADQLTGVSLATA; via the coding sequence ATGAGTAAAAAACTAACTATTGGTTTATTTGGATTTGGCGTTGTTGGACAAGGATTATATGACATCATCAGAACCAAAAAACTGAATATTGAGATAAGAAAGATTGCCATAAAGGACCCTAACAAACAACGAACCTTACCTGCCGAACTTTTCACAACCGATCGCGACGAAATTTTAGAAGATCCGGAAATCAATACCGTTGTTGAGCTGATCAATGATACCGAAGCCGCTTTTGAGATCGCATCAAGAGCTTTATCTACCGGTAAGAACGTAGTATCAGCCAGTAAAAAAATGGTGGCCCTTCATTTACAGGAACTCATTAACCTGCAAAGGGAACACGGAACCTCTCTGCTTTATGAAGGTGCCGTGTGCGGTAGTATTCCCATCATCCGTAACCTGGAAGAATATTATGATAACGAACTGCTGCATTCTATAAGTGGAATTTTTAACGGTTCTTCAAACTATATTCTTTCTAAAGGTTTTATCGAAAACCTGGATTACGATACCGCCCTTAAACAGGCTCAGGACTTAGGCTTTGCCGAAACCGACCCAACTATGGACGTAGGTGGTTATGATGCAAAGTTTAAGCTGGTTATTGCCGCCGCCCATGCCTACGGCATAGTGGTTAAGCCCGAAGAAGTGCTGAACATAGGCATTCAAAATCTATCGGCTTATGATTTGCAATACGCCCGCGAAAAAAAGTTGAAGATTAAATTGGTGCCTGTTGCCAAAGAACTTGATGATAAGCACGTAGCGCTTTTTGTGCTGCCCAAGTTTGTAAACGATACCGAGTTTTTATACAACGTAGAATACGAATACAATGGCGTAACCGTACAGGCCGCATTTGCCGACCAGCAATTCTTTTTTGGTAAGGGGGCAGGCGGTCACCCGACAGGCTCGGCCGTGCTGTCAGACATTGCCGCATTGCGTTATGGGTATGGTTACGAGTATAAAAAGGCGCACGAGAAAGCACAGGATTTGAACTTTAGCAATGATGTGGAACTAAATATTTACCTGCGTTACGAAGACGAATACCTGGTGCAGGATTTAGGCTTTATTCATATTCATGAACGCTTCTATTCGGGCGATTTTAAATTTGTTAAAGGAAAAATTAATTTGAAAAATCTGATTATTCATCAGCAACGTATATCTGATAGCAAGGCATTCGTTGCCTTCGCCGATCAGCTAACGGGGGTCAGTTTAGCTACGGCGTAA
- a CDS encoding glycosyltransferase family 2 protein: MRKKISVVIPSFNEEGNIEVLAERLVTVLKTINYDYEVIFVDDGSSDGTLNSLKALAGLDNNLYYLELSRNFGHQNALKAGYDYADGDAIISMDSDMQHPPEMIPQFLEKWEEGYDVVYTCREYQDEATFFKTKSSDLFYGVLNSLSDTKLEKGTADFRLIDRKVANVLTSLNENGLFIRGLVKWLGFKQYGIHYICEARFSGKSKYNLKKMVNFAMQGITAFSVRPLYIATGLGMFFSVMALLYMPYILISYFSGDAVSGWASMLTTIVFFGGLQLMVLGIIGTYLGKLFMQAKQRPNYIIRSTNLQRINHDLAKL, from the coding sequence ATGAGAAAGAAGATTTCTGTAGTGATTCCGTCTTTTAACGAAGAAGGAAATATCGAGGTTTTAGCTGAACGTCTTGTTACAGTTTTAAAAACCATAAACTACGATTATGAAGTGATTTTTGTGGATGACGGCAGCTCCGATGGAACCTTAAACAGTTTGAAAGCGCTGGCGGGATTAGACAACAACCTGTATTACTTGGAATTGTCGCGCAATTTTGGTCACCAAAATGCGTTGAAAGCCGGCTATGATTATGCCGATGGCGATGCCATTATCAGTATGGACAGTGATATGCAGCACCCGCCCGAAATGATTCCGCAGTTTTTGGAAAAATGGGAGGAAGGGTACGACGTAGTATACACCTGCCGTGAGTATCAGGACGAAGCCACTTTCTTTAAAACCAAATCGTCTGATCTTTTTTATGGTGTGCTTAATTCACTTTCAGATACTAAGCTGGAAAAAGGCACGGCCGATTTTAGGCTCATTGACCGTAAAGTGGCCAACGTACTAACCAGTTTAAACGAGAACGGCTTATTTATACGGGGCTTGGTTAAATGGCTTGGTTTTAAGCAGTACGGCATACATTATATATGCGAGGCCCGGTTTTCGGGCAAGAGCAAATATAACCTTAAAAAGATGGTTAATTTTGCCATGCAGGGCATCACCGCATTCAGCGTAAGGCCGCTGTATATAGCCACGGGTTTGGGTATGTTCTTTTCTGTAATGGCGCTGCTGTATATGCCTTATATATTAATCAGCTATTTTTCGGGCGATGCAGTTTCTGGCTGGGCATCCATGTTAACTACCATTGTATTTTTTGGTGGTTTACAGTTGATGGTACTGGGCATCATAGGTACCTATCTGGGTAAACTGTTTATGCAGGCCAAGCAGCGGCCTAATTATATTATACGTTCTACCAATTTACAACGCATTAACCATGATCTTGCTAAGCTTTGA
- a CDS encoding glycosyltransferase family 87 protein gives MSKFLKLFSNRIFVTIIWFGLSFFAILKQALHQHINNYYIYKYTFINLVHQVNLYAPQPKYFLDTNHYGPLFALVIAPFTLLPDTLGSILWVMVNAWVLYQAILLLPLSVTQRTAVLLICAHELMTSSFNVQFNPMMAGIIVLSYVFIRRRQDFWAALLIVAGTYIKLYGIVGLAFFFFSDNKLKFILSLIFWGIVLFALPMLFSSPSFVMQSYYDWYASLVEKNALNATSTMQDISVMGMIRRIFQYPQLSNLIVMVPALLLFGTSYLKIHSYRQAPYQLLLLASTLIFTVIFSTGSESPTYIIAFVGVAIWYMNLPRPVTTLEIGLLIFALVITSLSPSDLFPKLINKTYIKPYALKALPCFVIWLRIIYEILTRNFNRQPVYVAQ, from the coding sequence ATGTCTAAATTTTTAAAGCTGTTCAGCAACCGGATTTTTGTAACCATTATTTGGTTTGGGCTGAGCTTTTTCGCTATCCTGAAACAGGCGCTTCATCAGCATATCAACAACTATTATATCTATAAGTATACGTTCATTAACCTGGTACACCAGGTTAATTTGTATGCGCCTCAGCCCAAGTATTTTTTAGATACCAACCATTACGGTCCATTGTTCGCGCTTGTAATAGCGCCCTTTACCTTACTGCCCGATACCCTTGGTTCCATTTTATGGGTAATGGTAAATGCGTGGGTGTTGTACCAGGCTATATTGCTTTTGCCGCTATCGGTCACTCAGCGTACGGCCGTGTTGCTCATTTGCGCTCACGAGCTTATGACATCATCTTTTAACGTGCAGTTTAACCCCATGATGGCAGGGATTATTGTGCTGAGTTATGTATTCATCAGGCGCAGGCAGGATTTTTGGGCAGCGCTGTTAATTGTAGCCGGTACCTACATTAAGCTTTACGGCATTGTGGGTTTGGCATTTTTCTTCTTTTCAGATAATAAGCTGAAATTTATTCTGTCGCTTATATTTTGGGGTATTGTGCTTTTTGCGCTGCCCATGCTGTTCTCGTCACCATCGTTTGTAATGCAAAGTTATTACGATTGGTACGCCAGTTTGGTAGAAAAGAATGCGCTTAACGCTACCTCAACCATGCAAGATATAAGCGTGATGGGTATGATACGCCGTATCTTCCAATATCCGCAGCTGTCAAACCTCATAGTGATGGTACCGGCCTTGTTGTTATTTGGTACATCTTATTTAAAAATACACAGTTACCGGCAAGCGCCTTATCAACTGTTGCTTTTAGCATCTACGTTGATTTTTACCGTAATTTTCAGCACCGGGTCCGAATCGCCTACTTATATCATAGCTTTTGTAGGTGTAGCCATATGGTACATGAACCTGCCCCGGCCGGTTACCACGTTGGAGATTGGCTTGCTGATATTCGCGCTGGTTATTACCAGCCTGTCACCATCAGACCTGTTTCCTAAATTGATCAATAAAACCTACATAAAGCCATATGCATTAAAGGCACTGCCTTGCTTTGTGATATGGCTCAGAATAATATATGAAATTTTAACCCGGAACTTTAACCGGCAACCAGTTTACGTGGCCCAATAG
- a CDS encoding aminotransferase class V-fold PLP-dependent enzyme, whose translation MKIETLAIHAANHTDTATSAVIQPIVLATTFERDADGGYSKGYSYSRAGNPNRNALETVLARLEGGADAAAFSSGNAAGMAVFQSLKPGTHIIAPSDMYHGLRNQLKELFEGILTFDFIDLNDEALLRSTINADTGLVWIETPSNPLLKITDVKKVIAIAHERDIKVACDNTFASPLGQQPLTLGADLVMHSTTKYLGGHSDLTGGALITAQTGAWWQRILQVQQMGGAIPSPSDCYWLTRSIKTLPYRMRGHTHNAQLLAQFLEQHPQVEQVLYPGLPSHPQHELAKSQMLSFGGMLSFMVKGGQEAAEKVLSHTKLFTSATSLGGVESLIERRAAIEGPDTKTPQNLLRVSVGLEHIDDLIEDMQAALEAR comes from the coding sequence ATGAAGATTGAAACGCTGGCCATACACGCCGCCAACCATACAGATACCGCTACCTCTGCCGTTATACAGCCCATCGTATTAGCCACTACATTTGAGCGCGATGCCGATGGCGGATACAGTAAGGGCTACAGCTACAGCCGGGCGGGTAATCCCAATCGTAACGCATTAGAAACTGTGCTGGCCCGATTAGAAGGCGGTGCTGACGCTGCGGCCTTTTCATCTGGCAATGCCGCCGGTATGGCGGTGTTTCAGTCGCTTAAGCCTGGCACGCATATTATAGCACCTAGTGATATGTATCATGGGTTGCGCAACCAGTTAAAAGAGCTGTTTGAGGGCATTTTAACGTTTGATTTTATTGACCTCAATGATGAGGCGTTATTACGATCCACAATCAACGCTGATACCGGCTTAGTTTGGATTGAAACCCCTTCAAACCCGTTGTTAAAAATAACCGATGTTAAAAAGGTAATTGCTATAGCACACGAGCGTGACATTAAGGTAGCATGCGATAATACGTTTGCTAGTCCGTTAGGACAACAGCCCTTAACCCTGGGTGCCGATCTGGTGATGCACTCTACTACCAAATACCTGGGTGGCCACAGTGATTTAACTGGCGGCGCTTTAATTACTGCACAAACCGGTGCCTGGTGGCAACGCATACTGCAGGTACAGCAAATGGGTGGCGCCATACCTTCACCAAGCGATTGCTACTGGCTTACGCGGAGTATTAAAACACTGCCCTACCGTATGCGCGGCCATACGCACAACGCACAATTGCTGGCCCAATTTTTAGAGCAGCACCCCCAGGTTGAGCAGGTGCTTTACCCGGGTTTGCCTTCACACCCACAACATGAGTTGGCAAAAAGCCAGATGCTGAGCTTTGGCGGTATGCTTTCTTTTATGGTAAAAGGCGGGCAGGAAGCGGCAGAAAAGGTATTAAGCCATACTAAACTCTTTACCTCAGCTACCAGCCTGGGCGGTGTTGAAAGCCTGATTGAACGCCGTGCAGCTATCGAAGGCCCTGATACTAAAACGCCTCAAAATCTGCTGCGCGTTTCGGTAGGGCTAGAACATATTGACGACCTGATTGAAGACATGCAAGCTGCCCTTGAAGCCAGGTGA
- the metX gene encoding homoserine O-acetyltransferase — translation MSIQTYRYNGTFELESGAKLENLEIGYHTYGRLNEAKDNVVWVCHALTANSDVFDWWKGLVGEGYFFNPDEHFIICANVLGSAYGTTSPLSINPATGQPYYLSFPQYTTRDMANVHRLLAAHLGIKDIWVLIGGSLGGQQALEWSIIEPERIKQLILIATNAKHSPWGIAFNESQRLALNADATFNNGTPDGGSAGLKAARSMALLSYRGYKAYNIKQHEEDDNITDNYRASSYQSYQGDKLVNRFNAYSYWYLTKVMDSHHAGRNRGGLEKALGTIKAQTLVIGIKSDILFPVEEQQYLFQHIPKAAYAEFDSFYAHDGFLIETETLTKIISSFIKTDVRGKIIELQKIA, via the coding sequence ATGAGTATACAGACATACCGATACAACGGCACTTTTGAACTGGAATCAGGAGCGAAACTGGAGAACCTTGAGATAGGCTATCATACTTATGGCCGGTTGAACGAAGCCAAAGATAACGTGGTTTGGGTTTGCCACGCCCTAACCGCCAACTCAGATGTGTTTGACTGGTGGAAAGGTTTGGTAGGCGAGGGTTACTTTTTTAATCCTGACGAACATTTTATCATTTGCGCCAACGTATTGGGATCTGCTTATGGTACTACCAGCCCGTTAAGCATTAACCCGGCTACTGGTCAACCTTACTACCTATCTTTTCCGCAGTATACCACGCGGGATATGGCCAATGTGCACCGCTTACTTGCAGCGCATTTAGGTATCAAAGATATTTGGGTGTTGATAGGCGGCTCATTAGGCGGCCAGCAGGCATTGGAATGGAGCATTATAGAACCTGAACGCATTAAGCAGTTGATTTTGATTGCCACTAACGCTAAACACTCGCCCTGGGGCATTGCCTTTAACGAGTCGCAGCGCCTGGCACTTAACGCCGACGCTACCTTTAACAACGGAACACCTGACGGCGGCAGCGCAGGTCTCAAGGCAGCCCGCAGCATGGCCCTTCTATCATACAGAGGTTACAAGGCCTATAATATCAAACAGCACGAAGAAGATGATAACATCACCGATAATTACCGCGCTTCGAGCTACCAGAGCTACCAGGGCGATAAGCTGGTGAACCGCTTTAATGCCTACAGCTACTGGTACTTAACCAAGGTGATGGACTCGCACCATGCCGGTCGTAACCGCGGCGGATTAGAGAAAGCGCTTGGCACTATCAAAGCGCAGACGCTGGTTATCGGCATTAAGTCTGATATTTTGTTCCCGGTAGAGGAGCAGCAATATTTATTTCAGCATATACCAAAGGCAGCTTACGCTGAGTTTGACTCGTTTTATGCGCATGATGGCTTTTTAATAGAAACAGAAACCCTGACTAAGATCATCTCTTCATTCATCAAAACCGATGTAAGAGGGAAAATTATTGAATTACAAAAGATAGCTTAA
- a CDS encoding polysaccharide deacetylase family protein: protein MILLSFDIEEFDMPFEYGKSIPFEEQLSISTTGTLSILKVLKDASVKATFYTTANYAQHRPEIVMQIINEGHELASHGYYHSDFKPEHLLQSKQKLEEISGVQVTGYRMARMMPVDEREIEKAGYVYNSSINPTWLPGRYNNFSKPRTWFYHHNVLQLPSSVSPVVRFPLFWLSFHNLPMALLKMLSASTHRKDGYLNLYFHPWEFTDLNQPERFGFPGYVVRNSGDPFIKRLADFIAWGLKKGYPFGKTGDFVTMVRKTGKSPA, encoded by the coding sequence ATGATCTTGCTAAGCTTTGATATTGAGGAATTTGATATGCCTTTTGAGTATGGCAAGAGCATTCCGTTCGAAGAACAGCTTTCCATATCAACCACCGGCACTTTAAGCATTTTAAAAGTATTGAAAGATGCCAGCGTAAAGGCTACTTTTTATACAACGGCCAATTATGCACAGCATAGGCCCGAGATAGTGATGCAAATTATTAACGAAGGGCATGAACTGGCTTCGCACGGCTATTATCATTCCGATTTCAAACCGGAGCACTTGCTGCAATCTAAACAAAAGCTGGAAGAGATTAGCGGTGTTCAGGTAACCGGCTACCGCATGGCACGTATGATGCCGGTAGACGAGCGCGAGATTGAAAAAGCGGGTTATGTATACAATTCATCCATCAACCCTACCTGGTTGCCGGGCAGGTACAATAATTTTAGCAAGCCGCGTACCTGGTTTTACCACCATAACGTGCTGCAGTTACCCTCATCGGTATCACCGGTTGTTCGCTTTCCTTTGTTTTGGTTAAGCTTTCATAATTTGCCAATGGCTCTCCTAAAAATGCTAAGCGCAAGTACGCACCGCAAGGATGGTTACCTCAACCTGTATTTCCATCCATGGGAGTTTACCGACCTGAATCAGCCTGAGCGTTTTGGTTTTCCTGGTTATGTGGTGCGCAATAGCGGCGATCCGTTCATTAAGCGCCTGGCCGATTTTATAGCCTGGGGGCTAAAAAAAGGTTATCCTTTTGGCAAAACAGGCGACTTTGTAACTATGGTAAGAAAAACCGGAAAGTCGCCGGCATAA